CAATTCCCATACCAATGAAAATAATATAGAGCTCGTTCAAAAACATAGCCCAGGTAGCATCCTTTACCGTATAAACATGTAATACGACAACCATACTTGTGACAAAACCACCCTGGATGTGAGCTCTGACAAGGATTGGAACAAATAATAAAATAAATAAGGAAAAAACAATGGGATAATACCCTAATACTTCAAACAACAAAGCACCAAGAATCAAAGAAGAAAGAGAGGCAAAGAATTTATCCTTCATTGTAATTAATGTCTTTTTCTTCGTTTTCTCGATACACATAATAACAATAATTCCTGCAAATGTTGCAAATTCCAATTCCAATAAACTCGCAATCCAAATTGCCAGCCCTGCTCCTACAGCAGTCTTTATCGTTCGATAGCCCATACCAATCATGGAAGCACCATCCTATTATTTTCTATATTGCAGGTTATCTGTTTTACACACATTCGTGTTGATTTAAATATATGTACAATTTTAGACACGATAACCGGATGAAATCAGCTTTGATGAGTCTCAATCCATTTGTAGTGTATTCTAAGAATCGTTTTCGGGGTATTCCTCGAAATTCATCTGCCTATAGTTTAACACGTAGATAATGAATCGTGATATATATCTAACGCATTAAGATGGAAACACGTACCTTGTGTCGTCTCGATGTAGATGTCTTTATCGAGAATGTCCGAGCGCAAGACTTTCCAAATTTATAAAGGACCTGGTTCTGAAAAAATCTGAAATGTCTTAGAAACTGTGGTCGCCCCTATTAAACATAGCCAATTGAAAAAGCGAATACCCTTATAGGGTGGAGTGTCCGGCGTTTGTACCTTTAGTTGACTTCCCTTGCTTCCATGAAACCATCAGCTAATGGATTTTTAATTTCAGGCACCTGTGCACGACACTATTCCAGCAATTCACTAGAATTACATATTTATAAGGAATCTCTTTTTTGAAGAATAAGAAACTAGTTAGTCGATAGTCCTTATTTCACAGTAAGAGCCCCTTTTTTATTTTTTTAATTTCTAATCGTCGTATAATGGAAAAAATATACTATTCCGCTCCTTTGCAGCTAGTGGGTACCCTTATTAAATTTTCTGGTTAAAACAATTGGGCTTTGGGAATGGAATAAAAAGGAGTTGGATTAAATGGACACGTTTTTATATTTTCTTTATGCTGCTTTATATGCGACATTATTGATCTGGGGATTATACTGCATTAGAAAACAAGATTTAGCAAGATGGACTAGTGTTATTTATATAGTAATATTGCCGCTTATTTATGATAACTTGCTATTGGCAACAGGTAAGTGGATTGGTGAAGGAGAGTTACTTGAAAGCTTAAACTTCTCTCGTTTTTGCTTACATGCTTTAATAACACCCTTGCTTGTAATGTATTCGATTGGTACGTTACGGGAAAGTGGAATTGAATGGGCAAAGAAAAAGTGGCTAGTACTATTAGGTATTCTTTATACATTTGGCTTAATAGTATTAGAATTTTCGATAGAAGTTATGGGGTTGGAACTTGAAGTAGTAAAAGAATACGGAGTCATCAGCTATTCAAATGTCGAAGAAGCGACAGGTCCTCCTATTATGGTGTTATTAGTTACACTTATTCTCATTGTGGCAAGTGCGATCTTATGGAAAAAAACGAAATGGCCAGTTTTCTTTATAGGTGCCGTTGTTATGACGATTGGAAGTGCTGTACCTATAAATGTAGATAGTGGAGCAGTGACGAACGCATTTGAGCTATTTTTGATATTTACATTGATTTGGACCAAAAGAAGATTGATAACAAAACATTCTTCAAAATGGCCCGTTTGGTGAAGAGCTACCTATATAACGATACCACATTTTTCCATTTATAAGGCGTTGGAAAAATGCTACGTATCAGATGTTTCTACTACACTTTATGGTCCCGATACGACATAAAAGAGATCGTCGATGACGATCTCCTATTGTTCAATTAATATAGTTTACATAATGTTGCACATTGTATAAAGGATGCTAATATATCAAGCATGCCTGCTTTTTTAGTATTCCTCATTCAATCACATATGCGTGTCGATCGAATCATATATAGTTAGGATGAACTTCAATTTCATGGATTCGTTCTAGTATCCATGTCCTGTTACTTTGTGTGTTCTAAAATAAACTTACCCACTTCAATTGCACAATCCTCACTTTGAGGATAGACTCCTACATTATCAGCATATGCGTGTCCAAAGCCTTTATATAACACCGTTTTCGTTTCTACTCCTGCCTTGGCTAACTTTACTGCATAGGCTAGGCTTTCTACTTTGAGAAAATCATGCTCGCCTACTGTAATAAAGGTTGGTGGTAAACCCTTAGGATTCTTCTTATATGGTGTTAAATAGTCATTATCTATTTCTGTAGTCCCTAATATATCCCCTAATGATGCTAGTGAACCAAACATGTCTAACATCATTTTTATACCCGATCTATGTTTAGGAGACATCTCATATTCATCAATGCTCCATTTATAATACTCATCTTCAATTCCAGCCATATTTACTGTCGGGTAAAGTAATAGTTGACCCTTAACCATTCCTAATCCATCTTCCATATCCCTAGTTGTACAATATTGCGTTAAATTTCCTCCTGCACTATCCCCCGCAACAAAAATATTACTCCTATCTCCACCTAAACTTTCGGCATGATCATAAATCCATTTTAAAGTAGAATAACAATCTTTATGACCTGCCGGGTATGGATTCTCTGGTGCAAGCCTATAATCGACAGACACTGCAAGTATATCTGTATTCTCTACTATTAACTTCACAAACTCCTCAACAACATCAGGGGAACCTCCAAAGAATCCCCCACCATGGATGAAATATAAAACCTGGGCATTTTTTCTGATTGTTTCTGATGTGTAAATTCTTATCGGAATCTGATTCCCGTCTTCTCCTGTCACTTGTCTATGTTCTATTTCAATATTCTTTTTAACGATAGGATTACTTTTTACCCCATTAAACATTTTCCGGAGCTTTTTAATTCCTTTTGGCGAAATGTCCATCTTCATTAAAAATTTCGGCATATATTTCATTAATAAAAGCTGATTTTTCATATCTTTATACAGACGTGGATCCATTGCACCTTTTTCATCACTGTCTGGCAAGTTTTTAACAAGAACCTCTACGCCCTTTAGCATAATGGTTTCTTCACGTTCAACAAGCTTATCTAATAATTCTTTTGAATATTTTCTTTCCATGACCATAAATACACACCTCTTTTTTTCAGATTATCTTATATATGTCTTTACACGTTCATCCGTAATAACCCTATTGTAGTCCATACCGGCAGTAGCAGTGAACTTTCAGCCGGACGGATTTCATGCATTACAAAAAGCAGACATGTTCGGCATGCCTACTTTTTTAGTATTCCTCATTCAATCACATATGCATGTCAATCGATTCATATATCTCAACATGAATAATTGGGCCCAATTCATGAACACGTACACCGATATTTATAAGATCAGTCTTGTTATGGTCTGGTAGCCTAATATCGAAGGAGCCTCTTTTCTTTCCTGCAGCATGGAACATGTTGCTTCCCGCATCTCTTGTGATTACGGCAATCTGCTCAGCATCTTTTGGAATTACGTGCTTTCCTATGTTGTAGTCTGCTCCCAGATCCACTGATGCAGTCGGCTTTTCCTCAAGTGTACGGATGCCATAATAAAAAGACGGAGCGGAACTTACCGCTTCGATCCCGTACCGTACTTCTTCTCCACCGACGAAACGGACAGTGGCAATATATTGACCCGGCTTATCGATCGCGATACGGATATTATTATAGTTACCTTCAGCATCGGTCTGGTCGGCATCGCGGCAATCAGAGCGACTGAACGAGAGACATTTTCTGAACTCCGCATTGTCAGACAGCTTCTTTCCGTCCATTGTGGAGAGCGAAACGTTCAGGACCTGTTCTTTATCCCTTACATCGAGAACTGCTGGTGTAGTGAGAAAATCGTCTGTCTCCTCTAGCGTCAACTTTAGGTTGCCATCCACTTCTTTGATATGCACATAATACTTTCGGTAGTATTTTTTATCAGGATTTCCTGAATACACTAAAGCGACACTGAATGTACCCGTCCCTTCTTGGAGCGGGACTAAGTGGATCTTATCCGAAGTACTGCTATTTGGTTTATTGCTTCCGACAACCGCATTGAACAAACCAGAATCTTCATGATTTGAATCGTACATTTTAAACTGTTCCCATTTGTAGTCGCTTGCCCGCACCGTAACAATCGGTAACTTCGCTTCTTCCGTCGTTCTCAACATTTTGGCCGCTTGTCCTCTTGTGACGGACTGGTTCGGGCTGAATCTGTCAGGAGACGTTCCTGTCGTGATGCCAAGTCTATAGATGATCAGAATGCTCCGATCATGACCTGTCCCTCGTTTAACATCTTCGAATGGACTTTTATACGAGTTGAAATCATAACGCGGCAGATCGAACGCTTTAACAAGTATCGAAGCCATCTGTCCACGCGTGATAGTATCGTTCGGACCGTAACGTCCATCTCCGTATCCACTTATAATGCCTTTTTCCACCAATGCGGCAATCGCTTTATAGTAGCCGTTTGCTTTCGGGACATCTTTAAACCCCGGATCCTTCACTTTAGAAGTGTCCAATTTGATCATCTTTGCGATGATCGCAGCCGCCTGTCCTCTCGTGATAGTATTACTGGGTCTAAATGTGCCGTCCGGATAGCCTCCGATAATATTGCGTTCTGCCAGATCATAAACAGATTCTGCAAAATGCTTTGATAACGGTACGTCTGAAAATCGCTCTGTGCTTGCGGCAGACGTGCTGGATAAAGTCAGGCTGCATGTCAGCAATAGCACGCCGACTACTGTAAGAAGTTTCTTTATCATCCGCTATCTTCCTCTCTTTTCTGTTAATAGGTTCCATTATATAGGAAGCTACCTCCTAAAACTACCGTCTTTCCGATTATGCTGTGTTTGCTTGCACTCATTCACCCTATTAAAATTGAGGTGCCAGTCACTCAAACTTTCCAGCTATATATCTTTTCTGTATTGGTGTTCCTTGAATGAATAACAGCTTATTCTTGGTTAACTAATAGATAAGTAGTTATAACCGCAAACACCCACATTTCTGTAAATTTTTGTGAATAAAAAATCCTCTTAAGTCATGTAGACCTCAAGAGGATTTCCCTATTGTTAACTTTGGCGAATATATGGTGAAGCAATATAGCCTGATATGGTCTTGCCTTTCTGAACTGCACGAACCGGATACCAAACAAACAGGTTGGTCGAATTTTTTTGTTTATCGTATACAGGAGCCCCGATAATTGTCATTATATCCACCAAAGTCGTTGGAATAAGTGTAGCTTTGGTATTTGGGTTTGCGCGCATGCCCGACGCAGTATAGGTAACTACATCGCCAGCTTTCAATAACTCCTTAGACACTGTTGCTTTTTTAGATAAGCTCAGTGATTTCTTTTTGAATTTTATTGTATTATTCATATCATAATAGAAGTCGTCTTTCGTCATTGCAATCGATTTAATATTTGTCGCAACTAATCCATTTTCACTTAACTCTTGATACACTTTTTCCTGGTAAGCTGTGCCGTTTCTTTTACCCGTTGCTTGATAAAACGGGCTATTCACTGCCTTTGTCCCGTTATAAGCCATGATCGCAAAATACCAGCTTTCGAGATTTTGAGGATTGTGATTGGCGACTTTAGGTAAATCACTTCGCTTGAAATTTTTCACTAAAAAATCAATGCCTGCTTTAATATTATAAGGTAAATCATATTTCAAACGTTCCTCATCATATCCCTCTGTATTTGTTATTTGCATCAAGCCAATCCCACCATCGGCCGTAATAATAGGTTCTCCACTAGCATCGAAATGCTTCCAGTTATTACTTTCTACAGATGCAACTGCTTTGACAATTTCCGGCGGAATTACCGAAGCTGATTGCTGAGCAGCTTTCGTGATTAAACAGTTCATCGTCTGACGATCAGGATTCGTACGACTCTCCGGATTATATCCACATACATTAACAGCTAAGCGAAATTCATCATTCTTTGCCCTTGCTAAAAACCCTGAGAAATCCGCTCGTGACACTAGTTTGTCTGGTCGGAAGGTTCCATCAGAATGACCTTGTGCTACACCCGCTGCAATCACTTTTCGAATCGATGAAAAGGCTTTTGAACTCACCGTTATATCGTTAAAAGGGATCAACTCTTCATCAACCATCGAGAATGCACTCGCAAGTAAAATGGCCATATCAGAACGTTTGACAGGATCATTCGGATAGAACTTTCCTTCTTTATTACTCGGAACAATGCCTTTTTCATAAGCAGATTGAATGGCACCCGAAGCTATGCTTGAACTAGCTACATCCGAAAAAACAGTTTTGCGTTTCGTCGTATTTAAACCTTGCGTTCTGGCAATCATTAAGATAGCTTCTCCACGCGTAACATTTTTATCGGGCACAAAACGGTTATTGTCATCGCCTTGTATAATACCCTCATCATATAAATACATCATGTGTTGATAAAAGGGATGAGTAGTTTTAACATCAGAAAACCCTTCAGCTTTAGCTACTTCCCCACTCCCTATAAATACCAACATCATAGACAATAATAAAACTATCGTTTTTTTCAAAGTAATCTCCCCTTTCAACTAGACTACTATAATTTACAAATAATTGAAAGTCGAGGTAGTTTGATAGCTTTTGTGGTTGAACACTTTACGCGAAAGACTCCTGCGCATGGTTTAGTTATGACAATTCAATGGTTTGGACAGAGCAGAGAGAAGCATGTCATATAAGGACGTAAGAGAGGGACTGAATCTAAGAAAACGAGGTACCCAATTGGTAATGAGTGTTAGATAAGCTTTCTAGTTGATTTTGAGTTCTTCCCAGTGAACTGCTAACGACATCCTGGTAAATTGGGGAATAGATGGACACCATCTTCTCTGTACTTACCACTTTACTTACTTGATTTATATCATTTCCTTTTACAGCGAATTTCCCACCGGTACTTACCCAGCCAGCGATTGGAATCATCCATTAACAATTAAAATACGCCTTCAAGAAATCAAAAAACGATGACCAAGTTTCCTTTAGCTCTCCTTTTAAAAGCAGTTCATCTCCACCCTCAAAATTAACTATATAAACTTTATCTGTTACAGTATCCAGCACTAATACAGCATTTGCAGACATTTCACTTAAAACCAGATACTGCTTCGGAAAACCATGTTCTTTTCTAGAAATGAGTGTGTATGTTTCAATATTAATTTCTTCATTTGCTATATCTAATAATTCAAAGGGTACATGCTCTTCCCAAAAAGGTCCTGCATACTGGATATAAAATTCTTGGAAAGTATCTGATACGTTTACACCTAGCCTTATTAAAGCATCCTGTACTAGATTGCTATCTTCACGTTTATATATTTCTTCTCCTAGAACTTCATCTAGTCTCACAGGCAAAATACTCATGTTATTTTCCTCCTATAGTTTCTTCTCCTCTTATTTTCTAATAATTAATAGAATCTACTTTTTGAAATGCACCTCTAATTTCTCATCCATTGGATAAAATGGGTTTAACTTTCCTTTATAAGGATGTAGTGGAGCTCTTTTAGCATTACTTATATTATGGTACCTAGTTGAAGCTTCATATAATGGCCCAACACCTTTTTGTTGTGAATGATGCAACGTTGCATCACTACTTGCATCATCAAGAATAGGAGCAAGTCCGTATTTCGCAGATGCTTCAGCATTTGTTAACCCGCGACCTTTTTTAGCACCTTTTGTTCGGACCATAGCCCAATTAATATCTCCACTTTTGATACTCATAGGAATATCCATTTTTGCGGATGGCATATTGAATGTAAGGATATTTGGCGCACCCAATTGATAATGAGTGTTAGATAAAATATCTAGTTGATTTTGAATTTTGCCTTGTGGACTGTTAACGACATCCTGGTAAATTAGGGAATAGATGGACACCATCTGCTGCTTCACCAAAAACAGGTACAAGCCCTGCAATATCTAATCCAACCTGTAAATAATCTAGTAATTTGTTTTCTTTGGGTTTGTCGACTTGAACGAACTCTTCTGTTTTATATTCAACTTTGGAAACAACTTCATAGAAAACTGTTTTGCCTACAAGATACTCTTTAATGAGTAAACCATTTTATACTCATGATATTTTATATTTCCCTCTACGTTTTCTTCAATAGTAGTTACTTTCTTTCCTTCAAGGGTTTGAAAAGTCGCTGCAGTAATCACCGTACCGATTAACTGTTCTTGTTCCTTCAACCATGGATTTAAGTACACTTTTTGGAAAAGTTCCGTTCTAATTTCACTTCTAAATGAAAGGACATCCCATTGGCTCGGGATGAAGTTTATGTCCTTTACCCCTGCCCGAAACAGTCCCTCCATATCCGTAAGCCACGTGTTCATCGTCTGCAAATCTTGTTCAATGGGATTCAGTGCGGAAGTCTGTGTTACATCAAATTCATAAAGTTTTAAGATGGTATCATCTAAGTGGGCCAGTCCGACAATATCACTTACCTAATCCATGATACTGTTTGCCTCATCCGTCAAACTAGCGGTGAGATGACCAATAAGCGTAAGTCCCTGTTCTAGCTCGCCCTCTAGGATTTGTTCTACTATGTAACCGGTTGAATCAGATTCGAGTGAATGAAGCGCCGCCTCCATCTGGTGAAGCACTTAGTACTACCGATTTCATCGGTAGTTTGGTCGCATATTTTAAAGCAGTTGCTTGAAGGGATAATGAAAAGTACCAAGTTATAAACGACTCGGAATCGTTTATAACTTGGTACTTTTTTTGTCATTGCAGAATGGCAGCAATAAACCTTACTTAGATTAACTATTTAATAAATGTCCGTAAAAGTATTTCCCACCAGATTTCCAATCCATTTCTGAAAGATCTTCTACGTAATTAAGCAATTGCTTAAACTTCTCATCATTAATGACTGTATTATACTCAACAGGGCATTTTACCCCACTCCAAATTGATAATAGTGTTGGTATTAAATCCCTCCCTAAAGGTCTACTTTGATTCATTGATGCTACAGATGCTTGAATCAGTTCTTTTGCTAAAGCGCCTGGGAAGGAAGGCTCGCTAAAATAATAATATAAACTATCATCAATACTTTTTAGTAAATTATTATATAACTGACCAATTTCTTCAACCGAGGCATTTTCACCAATATCCTTCGTATAATTCAAATATATTTCCAAAGTATTTCTAATCTCTACTTCTATATTTGTATCCTCCCAATCTTCAAGTAGTACTAAAAGAAGAGGTATTACATTATAGGACATAGTGTCTATTGCACACGATGCAAAAGTTGAGATAGTGTCTTCAGAGGCATTTGATAAGAACTCAAAATTACCGGTCTCTAACAAATCTTCATGTGTTAAAATAGAGCAAAATAGCCTCACACCTAGATTCAATACATTTTCTTCTTCGGATGAGTTTAATAATTGAATTAATAAACCTTTTGCAGAAAAGTCTCCTACCTTTAATAATTCATTTATTACAAGAATACAGTCTTTCTCTGTAGAAATTTTTAGAAGTAATTGTTTTAATTCTTCAATTTCTTCTTTACTACTTTTTGAGCCATACCATATACTGTTCCTCAAATTATCAGGCATATCCTTTCATTCTCCATTCCACCCAATTCTCTCATTCCTTTACCTTTCTGTGATGGTATCACTTTATTCTGGAAAACGATAGCGGCAGTATGTTCAGTATTATTACCAAATACAAAAAAATTTTTCATTTTGATGTATTTTTAGTACTTTTGCATTTTCTTTACCTTATCCATTTTGATGATAAAATCCAAATTTCTCTCTCTTTATTGTAGATTCACCAGTAAATTTAATATTGAAATTAATATTAACACCATCAGACCAAAGACATTGAATATGATGACCTTTTTCTAACTCGTCTTTCCTATTCAAGGCATTATACTCTGCTCTAGCTTTAACTAAATCATCACCTTGCACAATAGTAGATTCTGCTGGATATAAATCGTTTCCTTTTACAGCGAATTTCCCACCGGTACTTACCCAGCCAGCAATGGAAATCATTGCTCCATGCGCTTTCAATAATTGCTGGGATTTGCCATTCTTGAAACCATATTCTTTCTACTTGTATTGACTGACGGAACAATACCAATCCGTATCATAATGGAAAATGACAAGAGTAAAAGTGGATTTTATAGTTTTGAATAGAGGAACCTTACGCTGAAAAGAAGGACATTTTTAAATGCCCATGCATCAAACTTTCATGTTTGATGCATGGGCAACTGGTTTTTGATATTATATTTTTATTCGTCGATGCTGGGTTGATCCTTCATCCAATTAAGATCATTACCCGACGGATTTTGAAATAAGCGAAGTCCAAATTGATCCACAACTGCAATTAGATGATCAAACGTATTTGCCTGTACATTTTCATGGACAGCCCATTGCACACTCTTGGTAAAAGCATAAATTTCTAATGGCAATCCGTGCTCTCCAGGAGCTAGCTGACGAACCATCAACGTCATCTCTTTATGAATGCCCGGATGCTGTTTTAGATATTCAATGATGTATGCTCGGAAGACGCCAATATTTGTTAGCGCTCTTCCATTCACCCGATTGTTGCGGTCGACATTATTTTTGCTATTCGATTCCTCTATCTCACGTTCACGCTGAACAATATAATCCTTCAAATAATGGATGTGTTTAAATTCCTCAATCATTTCCTTCGTGCAAAATGTAATACTTGTCGTGTCAATATACAAGGCGCGCTTAATACGTCTACCGCCAGATTCCTGCATCCCTCTCCAGTTAATAAAAGAATCGGAGATCAACGCATAACTTGGGATCATCGTAATCGTGCGATCAAAGTTCTGCACCATTACCGTATTCAAGGAAATATCAATGACATCCCCATCTGCTCCGTACTTCGGCATTTCAATCCAATCGCCAACGCGGACCATATCATTGGCGGATAACTGGATCCCCGCAACTAGTCCTAGAATCGAATCTTTAAACACCAACATAAACACTGCCGAAAGAGCACCTATTCCACTAAGTAGAATGACCGGGCTTTCTCCAATCAGTGTAGCAATCACCAAAATGGTCCCTACGATAAAGACTACAATTTTGGCAACTTGGATATAGCCTTTTATCGGCTTCGTTTTTGACACTTCGTACGTTTGATAAATGTCATTACAAACGCTTAATAACCGATTAATTACATTTAATGCGACAATCATAATATACGCGAGCGCTAACGTTTCGATTGCCTTTTGATAAGTCGGGAAAGACGATGCAAAAGAGTAAATAATAATCGCAGGAACAAAATGAGACATTTGACGGAAAACGTTTCTTCTCGATAAAATACTATCCCACTTGAACTTGTGCTTGCTTAAAATATGTGTGATAAAACGGATAATCACCTGTTTAGTAATGAAGTTTGCAATGATACAAAGTACTACGATAAAACTAATCAAAATGACAAAGGAAATACTGTCAACCCATGTCGAATCCACGCCGTATCCTAAAAGACGATTTCGGATAAAGATCATTTGTTCCACTCCTAATCTGTCGTGAATTTTGTTTATAACGTATTAATATGTAACGCTTTTGTATTGTAATTAAGTATATAAGTATAACAGAATCCATTAACTTTTACCTTCATTCTGTTTTATGATGACAGTATTCAATGCATTTCCGCAGTACTCATTTATAAAGTCTTGTTCATCAACAATATTGTTTTAATCATACTATACTTGCCATCATTCTATCTGTTTATGAGGAAATAGAATAAAGAAGTTCCATGCTAGCACCAAGGTTTTTGTAAAAATGAAGGCATTAGTAGTTTACCCAAATAGCAAAGCTAACATTGAGATCGTGAAAAAAACTTGTGGTCCTTACAATCCATTGAACCATTAGTAGGTATTGAATAGTGCGACGTGTGCAAGGCTGCTAAAAAAGTGCTCTCTCCATCAAATTGTGACTGAAAGTTTCCATTGAAACCGCTTCGGCGCTTGCTTATGGCTTCGGCTACCCGGTGTCCAGTTACTGGACACTTGTAAGGCACCTTCGCTGGATCTACTTACGTATTTTACTAAGTCACTAAAAAAGTAATGAGGACAACGAAAATGAGCCATTCCACGATAAAATCGGGGAATGGCTCATTTTATTATTGTGAATTTCAAGTAACTGTGCACGACGCTATTCCGTCAAATCACTACAATTACATTTTTATAAGAAGTGGATTAGGTATTTACTTCAACATCTATCCCTTTTTTATTTTCATACAATTGTGCTAATTGTTTGTTATTGTTTGTTGCACATGTACCTTAAAATTAAGTTTATGAATTAATCATTGTTCACTCGACTCGTCTTATCTAAAACTGAGTTTCTTGTTATTCAATAGGACCCATGAATTCAGTGGCAATTAATATATGCTCTATTAGTTTCACTGTTTTTAGATTTTCAGCTTTTTCTGTTCCACCTAATCCTAATAAAGGGGTGTATCCAAAACACTCGTCATAGTTAGGGGCACTATATTTACTAGTCGCTTCAGGATAAGGCTGCCACATTAATTCATCGTTCATAAAGTCATTATCTTTTAAATCATCAAAAAAGAATTCAAATCCGGATGAAACAACATTAACATATCCTTTCCTAAAGTTTAACAAATTTACATACTTATCTTTCTCCCATACTATAATATCACCCATTGCGGTTGTAAAAATAGGAATCGCTTGCTCATACCTTAGGTAACTTCTCTCTAAAATATCTAAATAATCGTCTGGATTAATAACTTTTAAATAGTCATTTACGAAACTACCAAAACCATATTTTCCCCATATTTCTATTAGCTCTTCAGGAAGTTTATCCTTATACTTCAAAATAACATCTTCATCAACAGTTTCATGTTTAATAAAATCGCTAAATATAGTTTCCACTTAAAAATCCCCCTTTGATTATTCAGTTAATTTCACATTTAAATAATTATTCTTTAGCTGCTCAGGTGTCATATTCTTAGCAATTCCCCTTATTTGATCATCAACAACATCAATCCTATATTTCCATTGAGTACCAATGGAGGAATTTACTCTTTTATCCCCCAAACCTCCAATAATGTTTGCTCTTCCTCCAGCTATTTGATCTGGAATATGGAGTGCTGCTTTTGTTCCCATCCATTCTGAAGCTTGCTTTGTCGCATCCGCTCTGGAAAGTCCTTGTTTTCGCAGTTCAGTAATTTTGTCTTTAAGCGCTTCTTGTCTAGCCATTTTTTGAGCTGCATTTCCTTCTATTGCTCTACCTTCGGCAATATATCTTTCTCTATTTATTAGATATTCGTCAACCGTTAACTCATTCATACCTTTTTCTTGGTCTTTTAATTGTCTTGTAAAC
This region of Sporosarcina sp. ANT_H38 genomic DNA includes:
- a CDS encoding T6SS immunity protein Tdi1 domain-containing protein; this translates as METIFSDFIKHETVDEDVILKYKDKLPEELIEIWGKYGFGSFVNDYLKVINPDDYLDILERSYLRYEQAIPIFTTAMGDIIVWEKDKYVNLLNFRKGYVNVVSSGFEFFFDDLKDNDFMNDELMWQPYPEATSKYSAPNYDECFGYTPLLGLGGTEKAENLKTVKLIEHILIATEFMGPIE